The following are encoded in a window of Lactobacillus intestinalis genomic DNA:
- the hprK gene encoding HPr(Ser) kinase/phosphatase: MVEAVKLKNLIRDNRIVHVYQGEQCVDDKKLLVSDIYRPGLELTGYFDFYPKQRIQLLGRTEISYAARLDHESRERVFNKMCTPETPCFLISRSLPVPEELKVAADKNNIPILRSPESTTYVSSILTDYLRERLAKRMSIHGVLVEIKGMGVLLTGASGVGKSETALGLVHRGHRLIADDRVDAYQKDHDTVMGEAPKILRHLMEIRGIGIIDVMNLFGAGAVKNRTEIQLVIKLVNWDNNANYDRLGFNEDTREICNVPIPQITIPVKVGRNIESIIEVAAMNFRAKKMGYDATKVFDDNLANLIADNSKSDTKE; encoded by the coding sequence ATGGTAGAAGCTGTTAAATTAAAAAATTTAATTCGTGATAATCGAATTGTTCATGTTTACCAAGGTGAACAATGTGTTGACGATAAAAAATTATTGGTTTCCGATATTTATCGACCTGGTCTTGAACTAACTGGATATTTTGATTTTTATCCTAAGCAAAGAATTCAATTACTAGGAAGAACTGAGATTTCTTATGCTGCTAGACTGGATCATGAAAGCCGGGAGCGTGTTTTTAATAAAATGTGCACCCCAGAAACGCCATGTTTTTTGATTTCTAGATCACTGCCCGTTCCAGAAGAATTAAAAGTAGCCGCAGATAAGAACAATATTCCTATTTTACGATCTCCTGAATCGACTACCTATGTTTCTAGTATCTTAACTGATTATTTACGAGAAAGATTAGCTAAGAGAATGAGTATTCACGGTGTTTTAGTAGAGATCAAAGGGATGGGGGTGCTTTTAACTGGAGCGTCTGGAGTTGGTAAATCTGAAACAGCACTTGGTCTAGTTCATCGTGGCCATCGTTTAATTGCGGATGATCGGGTGGATGCTTATCAAAAAGATCATGATACAGTAATGGGAGAAGCCCCTAAAATTTTACGCCATTTAATGGAAATCAGGGGAATTGGAATTATTGATGTTATGAATCTTTTTGGTGCCGGTGCTGTTAAAAATAGAACCGAAATTCAATTAGTAATTAAGTTGGTAAATTGGGACAATAATGCAAATTATGATCGTTTAGGCTTTAATGAAGATACTCGTGAAATTTGCAATGTTCCAATCCCACAAATTACTATTCCAGTGAAGGTTGGTCGAAATATTGAAAGTATTATCGAAGTTGCAGCCATGAACTTTAGAGCAAAGAAGATGGGATACGATGCAACTAAGGTTTTTGATGATAATTTGGCTAACTTAATTGCCGATAATTCAAAATC
- the prfB gene encoding peptide chain release factor 2 (programmed frameshift), translating into MEISEIQSVLDELKKRLDHFRGSLDLDAIDESIAINESKMAEPDFWNNQEKAQKLISENNHLKEKRDSFLQLENKFENVSTALELLKEEPDEDLQKEVEADLEALKDSFHTYELDLLLAGKYDDHNALIEIHPGAGGTEAMDWGQMLLRMYQRYCDSKGFKFEINDYEPGEEAGLKSVSARIVGKNAYGMLKSEHGVHRLVRISPFDSAKRRHTSFASVEVIPEVDDSIQIDIDQKDLRIDVYRSSGAGGQHINKTSSAVRITHLPTGIVTTSQAQRSQIQNRETAMNELKAKLFHLEEEKKRQQKQALKGEQKEIGWGSQIRSYVFHPYNLVKDLRTGYETADTSGVMDGKLQPFVYAYLQWLLSQENPE; encoded by the exons ATGGAAATTAGTGAAATTCAAAGTGTGCTAGATGAATTAAAAAAACGTCTAGATCACTTTAGGGGGTCTCTT GACCTAGATGCAATTGATGAAAGCATCGCAATTAATGAAAGTAAGATGGCTGAGCCTGATTTTTGGAATAATCAAGAAAAAGCTCAAAAGTTAATTAGTGAAAACAATCATTTAAAGGAAAAGAGAGATTCATTTCTACAACTTGAAAATAAATTTGAGAATGTCTCAACTGCTCTTGAGCTTTTAAAGGAAGAGCCAGACGAAGATTTACAAAAAGAAGTGGAAGCAGATTTGGAAGCTCTAAAGGATAGTTTCCATACTTATGAATTAGATTTATTATTAGCTGGAAAATATGATGATCATAATGCTTTAATTGAAATCCATCCTGGTGCTGGTGGAACCGAAGCCATGGACTGGGGACAAATGCTTTTGAGAATGTATCAACGCTATTGTGATAGTAAAGGCTTTAAGTTTGAAATTAATGATTACGAACCTGGTGAAGAAGCGGGATTAAAGAGCGTCAGTGCAAGAATTGTAGGGAAAAATGCTTATGGAATGCTCAAATCAGAACATGGGGTTCATCGTTTAGTTCGTATTTCTCCGTTTGACTCAGCGAAACGCCGTCATACTTCTTTTGCTTCAGTTGAAGTAATTCCGGAAGTAGACGACAGTATTCAAATTGATATTGATCAAAAAGATTTACGAATTGATGTGTATCGTTCCAGTGGTGCTGGTGGCCAGCATATTAATAAAACTTCAAGTGCTGTTAGAATTACTCACTTACCAACTGGAATTGTAACTACTTCACAAGCCCAACGTTCTCAAATTCAGAACCGTGAAACAGCGATGAATGAATTAAAAGCTAAATTGTTCCATCTTGAAGAGGAAAAAAAGCGCCAGCAAAAACAAGCGCTAAAAGGTGAACAAAAAGAAATTGGTTGGGGTTCTCAAATTCGTTCTTATGTATTCCATCCTTATAACTTGGTGAAAGACTTGCGCACTGGCTATGAAACTGCAGATACCAGTGGTGTGATGGATGGGAAATTGCAACCGTTTGTTTATGCATATTTACAATGGCTGTTGAGTCAAGAAAATCCGGAGTAG
- the secA gene encoding preprotein translocase subunit SecA: MANILKKLYDNDKRELKKFEKYASKVEGYADEMSKLSDDELKAKTPEFRKRLEQGETLDDLLPEAFAVSREAAKRVLGLYPFHVQILGGIALHFGNIAEMMTGEGKTLTATMPVYLNALSGKGVHVVTVNEYLSSRDESEMGQLYKWLGLTVGFNLNSMSPDEKREAYNCDVTYSTNSELGFDYLRDNMVVYKEQMVQRPLNYAIIDEVDSILIDEARTPLIISGEAEQANSDYIRADRFVKTLTEDKSDDDADDDEDYGDYKIDWPTKTISLTRTGIEKACEHFGLKNLYDVENQKLVHHIDQALRANYIMLKDIDYVVQDGEVMIVDSFTGRVMEGRRYSDGLHQAIEAKEGVKIQEESKTQATITYQNFFRMYNKLSGMTGTAKTEEEEFREIYNMQVITIPTNRPIARKDMPDILYPTLDSKFEAVVDEIKKRHATGQPVLVGTVAIESSERLSHMLDEAGIPHAVLNAKNHAKEAQIIMNAGQRGAVTIATNMAGRGTDIKLGPGVKELGGLAVIGTERHESRRIDNQLRGRSGRQGDPGYTRFYLSLEDDLMKRFGGDRVKDFLDRLSDNDDDKVIESRLITRQVESAQKRVEGNNYDTRKQTLQYDDVMRIQREIIYGERMQVIEADKSLKNILIPMIHRTINSQVDMFTQGDRSDWRLDSLRDFIVSSLTSENTADKIDYKTISVEDLKKKLYKIVEENFKEKEKALADPSQMLEFEKVVILRVVDDRWTDHIDAMDQLRQSIGLRGYGQLNPLVEYQDSGYRMFEEMVSNIEFDVTRLFMKAEIRQNLSR; encoded by the coding sequence ATGGCAAATATTTTAAAAAAACTATATGACAATGATAAAAGAGAACTGAAAAAATTTGAAAAATATGCATCTAAAGTTGAAGGCTATGCTGATGAAATGAGCAAACTTTCAGATGACGAATTAAAGGCCAAAACTCCGGAATTTCGTAAGCGTCTTGAACAAGGCGAAACTTTAGATGATTTGTTACCAGAAGCATTTGCTGTTTCTCGCGAAGCCGCAAAGCGTGTGTTAGGACTTTATCCATTCCACGTTCAGATTTTGGGTGGTATTGCCTTACACTTTGGTAATATTGCAGAAATGATGACTGGTGAAGGTAAAACTTTAACGGCTACAATGCCTGTATACTTGAATGCTTTAAGCGGAAAAGGTGTACACGTTGTTACTGTTAACGAATATTTATCTAGCCGTGACGAAAGTGAAATGGGTCAACTTTATAAATGGCTTGGCTTAACAGTAGGCTTTAACTTGAATTCAATGTCACCTGATGAAAAGCGTGAAGCTTATAACTGTGATGTTACTTACTCAACTAACTCAGAACTTGGATTTGATTATTTGCGTGACAATATGGTTGTATATAAAGAACAGATGGTTCAACGCCCATTAAACTACGCAATTATCGACGAAGTCGACTCTATCTTGATCGATGAAGCTCGAACTCCATTGATTATTTCTGGTGAAGCTGAACAAGCTAATAGCGATTATATTCGTGCAGATCGTTTCGTTAAGACTTTGACTGAAGATAAAAGTGATGACGATGCGGATGATGACGAAGATTATGGTGATTACAAGATTGACTGGCCAACCAAGACCATTTCTCTTACTAGAACTGGAATTGAAAAAGCTTGTGAACACTTTGGTCTTAAGAACTTATATGATGTTGAAAACCAAAAGTTAGTTCACCACATTGATCAAGCTTTGCGCGCTAACTACATCATGTTAAAGGATATTGACTATGTGGTTCAAGATGGCGAAGTAATGATCGTCGACTCTTTTACTGGTCGTGTAATGGAAGGTCGTCGTTATTCAGATGGTCTTCACCAAGCTATCGAAGCAAAGGAAGGCGTTAAGATTCAAGAAGAATCAAAGACCCAAGCAACTATTACTTACCAGAACTTCTTTAGAATGTATAACAAACTATCTGGTATGACTGGTACTGCAAAGACTGAAGAAGAGGAATTCCGTGAAATTTACAACATGCAAGTTATCACAATTCCAACTAATCGTCCTATTGCAAGAAAAGATATGCCAGATATCTTATACCCAACTTTAGATTCTAAATTTGAAGCCGTAGTGGACGAAATTAAAAAACGCCACGCTACTGGTCAACCTGTCCTAGTAGGTACTGTAGCAATTGAAAGTTCCGAGCGTTTAAGTCATATGCTTGATGAAGCTGGAATTCCTCATGCAGTTTTGAACGCTAAAAACCACGCCAAAGAAGCTCAAATTATTATGAATGCTGGTCAACGTGGTGCGGTAACTATCGCTACTAACATGGCTGGTCGTGGTACTGATATTAAACTTGGGCCTGGTGTAAAAGAACTTGGTGGTTTAGCAGTTATCGGTACGGAAAGACACGAATCTCGTCGTATTGATAATCAGCTTCGTGGTCGTTCTGGTAGACAGGGTGACCCAGGTTATACACGTTTTTACTTATCTCTTGAAGATGATTTGATGAAGAGGTTCGGTGGAGATCGAGTAAAAGACTTCTTAGATCGTTTATCAGATAATGATGATGATAAGGTTATCGAAAGTCGTTTAATTACTCGTCAAGTAGAATCAGCTCAAAAGCGTGTTGAAGGTAATAACTACGATACTCGTAAACAAACTTTGCAATATGATGACGTTATGAGAATTCAGCGTGAAATTATCTACGGTGAACGTATGCAGGTCATTGAAGCTGATAAGTCTTTAAAGAATATTTTGATTCCAATGATTCATAGAACTATCAATAGCCAAGTTGATATGTTTACCCAAGGTGATAGAAGTGACTGGCGTCTTGACTCTCTTCGTGACTTCATTGTTTCAAGTTTAACTTCTGAAAATACTGCTGATAAAATTGATTACAAGACGATCAGTGTAGAAGATTTGAAGAAGAAGCTATACAAGATCGTTGAAGAAAACTTTAAAGAAAAAGAAAAAGCATTGGCAGATCCTTCACAAATGTTAGAATTTGAAAAAGTGGTCATTTTGCGTGTCGTTGATGACCGTTGGACTGATCACATTGATGCAATGGATCAATTACGTCAATCTATTGGACTTCGTGGCTATGGTCAACTTAACCCATTAGTTGAATATCAGGATTCTGGTTACAGAATGTTTGAAGAAATGGTTTCTAATATTGAATTCGACGTAACTCGTCTATTCATGAAGGCCGAAATTAGACAAAATCTTAGTCGTTAA
- the hpf gene encoding ribosome hibernation-promoting factor, HPF/YfiA family: MLKYNVRGENIEVTDALRSYVEKRLNKLEKYFDLNQDVIAHVNLKVYRDHSAKVEVTIPLPYLVLRAEETTDDMYRSIDFVSEKLERQIRKYKTRVNRKSRERGLEDFFVEAPEEEEKKPSEFDIVRNKQVDLKPMDPEEAILQMDMLEHDFFVFQDAETNGTSIVYRRNDGRYGLIETNE; this comes from the coding sequence ATGTTAAAATACAATGTTCGCGGAGAAAATATCGAAGTAACTGATGCTTTAAGAAGTTATGTTGAAAAGCGTTTGAACAAATTGGAAAAATATTTTGATCTGAACCAAGATGTTATCGCTCATGTAAACTTAAAGGTTTACCGTGATCACTCGGCTAAAGTAGAAGTTACTATTCCTTTACCATACTTGGTTTTAAGAGCTGAAGAAACTACTGATGATATGTATCGCAGCATTGACTTTGTTTCTGAAAAGCTTGAACGTCAAATTAGAAAATACAAGACTCGTGTAAACAGAAAGAGTCGTGAAAGGGGCTTAGAAGATTTCTTTGTTGAAGCTCCTGAAGAAGAAGAAAAGAAACCAAGCGAATTTGATATTGTTCGTAATAAGCAAGTTGACTTGAAGCCAATGGATCCAGAAGAAGCTATTTTACAAATGGATATGTTGGAACATGACTTCTTTGTATTCCAAGACGCAGAAACCAATGGTACAAGCATTGTTTACCGTAGAAACGATGGTCGTTACGGTTTGATTGAAACTAACGAATAA
- a CDS encoding ComF family protein translates to MNQCLLCDQEFIVPIMFHQIFSLTKLSPSQLCAHCLSKFEKLNKISCPICSKNTEEAKICADCQLWQEKYQGNLLKNIALYRYNNYFHDLMVAYKRYGDFELHHVLKELCQSYVRKLPADLYVPIPTSPEHQAQRKFDTVSAIFEGIVPLTPILKKKSGSKAQGEKNRQERLMSAQSFLIDKNIKIGENVNNLNIILLDDIYTTGATLYHARDKLQEGFPNAVIKSFTICR, encoded by the coding sequence ATGAATCAGTGTTTATTGTGTGATCAAGAGTTTATTGTGCCTATTATGTTTCATCAAATTTTTTCTCTGACTAAGCTTTCGCCGTCCCAGCTTTGTGCGCATTGTTTGAGTAAATTTGAAAAATTGAATAAAATTTCCTGTCCAATTTGTTCAAAAAATACTGAGGAAGCAAAAATTTGCGCAGACTGTCAATTATGGCAAGAAAAATACCAAGGAAATCTTTTGAAAAATATCGCTCTTTATCGGTATAACAATTATTTTCATGACCTAATGGTGGCATATAAACGTTATGGAGATTTTGAATTACATCATGTGTTGAAGGAATTATGTCAAAGTTATGTAAGAAAGCTGCCAGCAGATTTATATGTGCCGATTCCTACTTCTCCGGAGCATCAAGCGCAAAGAAAATTCGATACGGTAAGTGCAATTTTTGAAGGAATAGTACCGTTAACCCCGATTTTAAAGAAAAAATCAGGAAGTAAAGCTCAAGGTGAAAAAAATCGCCAAGAGCGGCTAATGAGTGCGCAGAGCTTTTTAATTGATAAAAACATCAAAATAGGGGAAAATGTAAATAATTTAAATATCATATTATTAGATGATATTTATACTACCGGCGCAACTCTATACCATGCTAGAGATAAACTCCAAGAGGGCTTTCCTAATGCAGTAATTAAAAGCTTTACAATTTGTCGGTAG
- a CDS encoding DEAD/DEAH box helicase has product MENIKLLAGRQWLSSQMDSSIFKETSKITVIENGKCNRCGSAVKSKLPNGKLYCRKCIGIGRAVEGDYLVRNQEHISFPKLKNGGLTWHGELTTLQKQISDQLVLNFQNKENSLVHAVTGAGKTEMLFNLISECLKKGQRACIATPRIDVVNELYPRFKEAFFNVKIGKYHGREFKEPDLDQLTICTTHQLMKFYQAFDLLVIDEVDSFPYAGDPQLHFAAEQAVKIEGVRAYLTATPTEDLLQEIKQGRLKLLKLNRRFHGGLLPVPKEKLFLRAYLKKNQINPNLMKEIVNTIKKGHPLLLFVPRIEQIPVYVKALQREKQLENIKIAGVHASDPDRIQKVQDFRDRKFQILVTTTILERGVTFKNVWVIIVAADDPIYTTASLVQIAGRVGRAKEDPDGLVLYCYHKYSKNIRKAIKQIREMNQ; this is encoded by the coding sequence ATGGAAAATATAAAACTGCTGGCAGGCCGTCAATGGCTGAGCAGTCAAATGGATTCTAGCATATTTAAAGAAACTAGCAAAATTACAGTTATTGAAAATGGAAAATGCAATCGTTGTGGCTCGGCTGTAAAAAGCAAATTACCAAATGGCAAACTTTATTGTCGAAAATGTATTGGGATTGGACGAGCAGTGGAAGGAGATTATTTAGTCCGCAATCAGGAACATATCTCTTTTCCTAAATTGAAAAATGGTGGTTTAACTTGGCATGGAGAATTAACAACTTTGCAAAAACAAATTTCAGATCAATTGGTGCTTAACTTTCAAAATAAAGAAAACAGTTTAGTACATGCCGTTACTGGAGCTGGGAAGACTGAAATGCTCTTTAATTTGATTAGTGAGTGCTTAAAGAAAGGGCAGCGAGCATGTATCGCAACACCTCGAATTGATGTAGTTAATGAGCTTTATCCAAGATTTAAAGAGGCGTTTTTTAATGTGAAAATTGGCAAGTATCATGGACGTGAGTTTAAAGAGCCCGACTTAGACCAATTAACTATTTGTACAACACATCAATTAATGAAGTTTTATCAAGCCTTTGATTTATTAGTTATCGATGAAGTTGATTCTTTTCCGTATGCAGGGGATCCGCAACTTCACTTTGCTGCTGAACAAGCTGTAAAAATAGAAGGAGTAAGAGCATATTTAACTGCTACTCCTACTGAAGATTTATTGCAGGAGATTAAACAAGGAAGACTGAAACTATTAAAGCTAAATCGTCGTTTTCATGGCGGTCTTTTACCCGTTCCCAAAGAAAAACTCTTTCTAAGAGCTTATTTAAAAAAGAATCAAATTAATCCCAATCTTATGAAAGAGATCGTTAATACGATTAAAAAAGGTCATCCTTTACTCTTATTCGTTCCTAGAATTGAACAAATTCCTGTTTATGTGAAAGCTTTACAGCGTGAAAAGCAACTTGAAAATATTAAGATTGCGGGGGTCCACGCCAGTGATCCAGATAGAATTCAAAAAGTTCAAGATTTTCGAGATAGGAAATTTCAAATTTTAGTTACAACAACGATTTTAGAACGTGGGGTAACTTTTAAAAATGTTTGGGTAATTATTGTAGCTGCGGATGATCCAATTTATACGACTGCTAGTTTGGTACAAATTGCCGGAAGAGTGGGACGAGCTAAAGAGGATCCTGATGGCTTGGTTTTATATTGTTATCACAAATATAGTAAAAATATTCGTAAGGCTATTAAACAAATCAGGGAGATGAATCAATGA
- a CDS encoding YigZ family protein translates to MSTKDDFLTIKENGSHEIVIKKSRFIASLARTNTVEEANNFIKKISKEHHDATHNTFAYTIGLNDDQVKASDNGEPSGTAGIPELKALQLMNLKNVTVVVTRYFGGIKLGAGGLIRAYSNSVTEGVEHIGVVKRVLQQELIFHVAYNRFDEVDHYLKNNQIFVANTDYGVDIKISVFLNEDDQESFKNDLINLLSGKVEFTKGEKRYNEIPIQHNNYHEQ, encoded by the coding sequence TTGTCAACAAAAGATGATTTTTTAACAATTAAAGAAAATGGTAGTCATGAAATAGTGATCAAGAAAAGTAGATTTATTGCTAGTTTAGCAAGAACTAACACGGTAGAAGAAGCAAATAATTTTATCAAAAAAATAAGTAAAGAGCATCATGACGCAACTCATAATACTTTTGCTTATACAATAGGTCTTAACGACGATCAAGTAAAAGCAAGCGATAATGGAGAGCCTTCCGGAACCGCGGGCATCCCTGAGTTAAAAGCTTTACAACTAATGAATTTAAAAAACGTAACTGTTGTTGTTACTCGCTATTTTGGTGGAATTAAGCTCGGAGCAGGCGGATTAATTCGAGCATATTCCAACAGTGTTACAGAAGGTGTGGAACACATCGGTGTAGTAAAGCGCGTCTTACAGCAAGAATTAATTTTCCATGTTGCCTATAACAGATTTGATGAAGTAGATCATTATTTAAAAAATAATCAGATTTTCGTTGCTAACACTGATTATGGCGTCGATATTAAAATTAGCGTCTTTTTAAACGAAGATGATCAAGAAAGTTTCAAAAATGATCTAATTAATCTTTTATCAGGTAAAGTAGAATTTACTAAAGGTGAAAAGCGCTATAACGAAATACCTATTCAACACAATAACTATCACGAACAATAA